The Candidatus Accumulibacter similis genome has a segment encoding these proteins:
- a CDS encoding ATP-binding protein → MSFSPLAYADSLRIGSIDFVSPDEIKVLLDIEAPDNLAMNTGTPRPFPRINGYVLVPSDAGYLVAQVEWITIERSQYPKRKGMQDFGLVDLPYPLRKMSLNPLGGLAFEGQSAGKERYSFRRGVETYPTVGDPVLLPTQSQLRAIVESGENRRVKIGISPLAANAEVKIDPDRLFGRHLAVLGNTGSGKSCSVAGLIRWSMEAARKERGGADPNARFIVLDPNGEYAKAFDGLGKVRVFAVEPKPESGIKQLQVPLWFWNSAEWSAFTQASAKAQRPTLIQALRAVRDGAVEAAGTPSHDMRRFLRTLVSVIQIERAAGRPWANFPHPKNFFEKTRKWQEGLGNDVSFTADENAALGAVRDKIAAFADARSGQYPNYDFTAPEIDEFLGMAKAAHAAFGGSDTDVLPIDADVPRAFTGDQLLRSVEANAELLGVSEYVETMLMRIRTILSDSRMKTITGNTDGVTLHHWLANTIGDDQASNGTVTVIDLSLVPAEVVHIVTAVIARMTLEAMQRYRKLNHGKTLPTVLVMEEAHTFIKRYQDDAENQNSAAICCQVFEKIAREGRKFGLGLVLSSQRPSELSPTVLSQCNSYLLHRISNDRDQELVHKLVPDNLRGLLRDLPSLPSRHAILLGWASELPVLVQMNALPEGQRPKSDDPDFWAVWSGKKENEIGEIEAVERTVDWKAIAEDWQQLAPVPDDDAADEGGAS, encoded by the coding sequence ATGAGCTTCTCGCCCCTGGCCTACGCCGACTCACTGCGCATCGGCAGCATTGACTTTGTCTCTCCTGACGAAATCAAGGTGCTGCTGGATATTGAGGCGCCCGACAACCTCGCCATGAATACCGGCACACCACGGCCGTTCCCGCGTATCAACGGTTATGTCCTCGTGCCTAGTGATGCAGGCTATCTGGTCGCACAGGTGGAGTGGATCACCATCGAGCGATCTCAGTACCCCAAGCGCAAGGGCATGCAGGATTTCGGCCTGGTCGATTTGCCCTATCCGCTGCGCAAGATGAGCCTCAACCCGCTGGGCGGCCTGGCGTTCGAGGGTCAGAGTGCTGGAAAGGAGCGCTACTCCTTCCGGCGTGGTGTGGAAACCTACCCAACAGTGGGTGACCCCGTTCTGTTGCCGACCCAATCACAACTACGCGCCATCGTTGAATCGGGCGAAAACCGCAGAGTGAAAATCGGCATCAGTCCGCTGGCCGCCAATGCGGAAGTCAAAATCGACCCTGATCGCCTGTTCGGTCGTCATCTGGCCGTGCTGGGCAACACCGGTAGTGGCAAATCCTGTTCGGTCGCCGGTTTGATCCGCTGGTCGATGGAAGCAGCCCGAAAAGAACGTGGCGGAGCAGACCCCAATGCCCGCTTCATTGTGCTCGACCCCAACGGCGAATACGCCAAGGCATTTGATGGTTTGGGGAAAGTGCGAGTGTTCGCGGTCGAGCCGAAACCAGAAAGCGGCATCAAGCAGCTTCAGGTGCCACTCTGGTTCTGGAACAGTGCCGAGTGGAGTGCATTTACTCAGGCCAGCGCCAAGGCGCAACGGCCGACATTGATTCAGGCACTGCGCGCCGTGCGCGACGGTGCAGTGGAAGCCGCCGGTACGCCAAGCCACGACATGCGCCGTTTCTTGCGCACGCTGGTCAGCGTGATTCAGATCGAGCGCGCTGCCGGACGACCCTGGGCTAATTTTCCGCATCCAAAAAACTTCTTCGAAAAAACCAGGAAGTGGCAGGAAGGGTTGGGTAACGATGTCTCATTCACTGCGGATGAGAATGCGGCGCTAGGCGCAGTACGAGACAAGATTGCCGCGTTTGCCGACGCGCGCTCAGGCCAGTATCCAAACTACGACTTCACTGCACCAGAGATTGACGAATTTTTAGGCATGGCTAAAGCCGCCCACGCCGCCTTTGGCGGCAGTGACACCGACGTCTTGCCCATCGATGCGGACGTACCCCGCGCCTTTACCGGCGACCAGCTGCTGCGCAGTGTTGAAGCCAATGCAGAACTGCTAGGCGTCTCGGAATACGTCGAAACAATGCTCATGCGCATTCGAACGATTCTGTCCGATAGCCGCATGAAAACCATCACCGGTAATACCGATGGTGTGACGCTGCATCACTGGCTAGCCAACACCATCGGCGATGACCAAGCGTCCAACGGCACGGTAACCGTCATCGACCTATCGTTGGTGCCCGCTGAAGTGGTGCATATCGTCACCGCCGTTATTGCCCGTATGACGCTGGAAGCCATGCAGCGCTACCGCAAGCTCAACCACGGTAAAACGCTGCCTACCGTTCTGGTGATGGAAGAAGCACACACATTTATCAAACGCTACCAGGACGATGCTGAGAACCAGAATTCAGCCGCCATTTGTTGTCAGGTATTCGAGAAAATCGCCCGCGAAGGGCGCAAGTTCGGACTGGGTTTGGTGCTGTCATCCCAGCGCCCCAGCGAGTTGTCGCCCACGGTACTTTCGCAATGCAACAGCTACCTGCTGCACCGCATCAGCAATGACCGTGACCAGGAATTGGTGCACAAGCTGGTTCCTGACAACCTGCGTGGTCTGCTGCGCGATCTTCCCTCGCTACCCTCACGCCACGCCATCCTACTGGGCTGGGCCTCTGAGTTACCAGTGCTGGTGCAGATGAATGCCTTGCCTGAAGGCCAACGGCCAAAATCCGACGACCCGGACTTTTGGGCGGTATGGTCGGGTAAGAAGGAGAACGAAATAGGCGAGATAGAAGCTGTCGAGCGCACCGTGGATTGGAAGGCGATTGCAGAAGACTGGCAACAATTGGCACCTGTTCCAGACGATGATGCTGCGGACGAAGGCGGAGCCTCCTAG
- the brxF gene encoding BREX-3 system P-loop-containing protein BrxF → MLAKLERLIGEIGDLNSKLILLVGPSRSGKTQLLRQLGAKLNIDPLNVGLELGRRLAATPNNKRGFSAGELLREIADKERTEDPLLLDNLELLFEPGLQINPLDLVRRLAHSKRVVAVWPGELRGDRLVYAEMSHPEHRDYSRDGVVVLEI, encoded by the coding sequence ATGCTCGCAAAACTCGAACGACTCATCGGCGAAATCGGCGACCTCAACAGCAAGTTGATCCTGCTGGTCGGTCCCAGCCGCAGTGGCAAAACCCAACTGCTCCGCCAGCTCGGCGCCAAGCTCAACATCGATCCGCTCAACGTGGGCCTGGAGCTCGGGCGCCGGTTGGCCGCCACGCCAAACAATAAGCGTGGCTTCTCCGCCGGTGAACTGCTGCGGGAAATCGCGGACAAGGAACGAACCGAGGACCCGCTGCTGCTCGACAACCTCGAGTTGCTGTTCGAGCCGGGCCTGCAGATCAACCCGCTTGACCTCGTCAGGCGGCTGGCTCACTCCAAGCGCGTCGTGGCCGTCTGGCCTGGTGAGCTGCGCGGTGATCGCTTGGTGTACGCCGAGATGAGCCATCCAGAACATCGTGACTACAGCCGGGACGGCGTGGTCGTACTCGAAATTTGA
- a CDS encoding ATP-binding protein, with translation MKYGDLIQFEQIESVIQLLDAGRPDEAKKLVATYVISDDMAERISKLMVPQLSFDDSVDHKGVLIVGNYGTGKSHLMSVLSLVAEDAAYAPMIRHPKVAEAVAPIAGRFKVLRIEVGGLQMPLRQIITLQLERFLEKIGVDYTFPTADKELNNKDSFEEMMAAFGEKFSDQGVLLVVDEFLEYLQSRRDHELVQDLAILRQIGEVTKHLKFRFVAGVQEAIFDSVRFQHVADSMRRVNERFTQILIDRQDVSFVVSARLLKKTADQQNKIREYLTPFAKFYGSMNERMDEYVRLFPVHPDYLKTFEQIHFTEKRGALKTIEAAMLAILDQDVPADKPLFISYESFWNTIKTNSVLRADPNIKEVMRVSEVLESRVQQAFTRPAYKAMALRVINALAVHRLTTGGDIHVPIGPTAAELRDAMCLFQPGVEDMPGDPAENLLSMVQTVMREVLKTVNGQFISKAPDTEQYYLDLKKDIDYDAQIEKRAEALSDDALDRAYYSAVKALMECSDDLRYPGFQIWQYQLEWQERRVERMGYLFFGAPNDRPTAQPERDFYVYFIQPFDKPKFADNNLSDEVFFRLTGLDDDLKRHLSSYAAALDLASTASGGAKAIYLSKAQDFLRAMSKWLQEKQMTAFEVTYQGKKKNLQEWAKGVSLRDRARLGADERINFRDVVNVISGLVLGQRFVDLSPEYPTFSVLVTEANRKQLIGNALRALAGGTRTKDALAVLDALELLDGDRVDPANSRYAQEVLNRLKAKGHGQVLNRSELLSGTSDVEYFAPIKYRLEPDLLVTVLGGLVYSGDIVLSITGDKIDSGKLAQLAERSIDELKQFKHVEAPKEINLAVLRALFELFDLPSGLAQKASQGDTEPVIKLQEKVSGLVPRVLKAGSDLQQGKLGFWGQNLLREEEAKDWHARLDSLKKFTESLAPYNTVGKLKNLRVTQEDLDSQKKNLEILAAVERLLELVVELGSTASYLSQAEMVLPADHPWVKQAEAARKALQEKLSQDRTAEHAAEYRQTLNQLKKDYITAYIASHSKARLGVAEDKTRNALRKDDRLLALRVLAGVSLMPTSQLTAFEESLNGLKSCSSLDEPTLVTAAVCPHCQFRPSAEQLELIPAANRLHKLDDDLDQLVTNWQQTLLENLEDPFTQDSLGLLPPASKKLIDAFLTSRKLSDPMTAEFANAVQEALSGLEKIAVRGDEIKQALLQGGSPAMPDDLRKRFDAFLNERCKGKDSTKLRFVIE, from the coding sequence ATGAAATACGGAGATCTGATCCAGTTCGAGCAGATCGAGTCAGTCATTCAGCTGCTCGATGCCGGGCGCCCGGACGAGGCCAAGAAGCTCGTCGCGACCTATGTCATCTCGGACGACATGGCTGAGCGGATCTCCAAGCTCATGGTTCCCCAGCTCAGTTTCGACGACTCGGTCGATCACAAGGGTGTGCTGATCGTCGGCAATTACGGCACCGGTAAATCGCACTTGATGTCGGTGCTGTCGTTGGTGGCTGAAGACGCCGCTTACGCGCCGATGATCCGCCACCCGAAAGTGGCCGAGGCGGTTGCCCCGATCGCTGGCCGCTTCAAGGTGCTGCGCATTGAGGTGGGCGGGCTGCAGATGCCGCTGCGCCAGATCATCACCCTGCAGCTTGAGCGATTCCTCGAAAAGATCGGCGTCGACTACACGTTCCCGACCGCCGACAAGGAACTCAACAACAAGGACTCCTTCGAGGAGATGATGGCTGCGTTCGGCGAGAAATTTTCGGACCAGGGTGTGCTGCTTGTTGTCGACGAGTTCCTGGAGTACCTGCAGTCCCGTCGCGACCACGAGCTGGTGCAGGATCTGGCCATCCTGCGTCAGATCGGCGAGGTCACCAAGCACCTGAAGTTCCGCTTCGTGGCCGGTGTGCAGGAGGCTATCTTCGACAGCGTGCGCTTCCAGCACGTGGCCGACAGCATGCGGCGGGTCAACGAGCGCTTCACCCAGATCCTGATCGACCGCCAGGACGTCAGCTTCGTCGTCTCCGCGCGCCTGCTCAAGAAGACTGCCGACCAGCAGAACAAGATCCGCGAGTACCTCACGCCGTTCGCCAAGTTCTACGGCTCCATGAACGAGCGTATGGACGAGTACGTCCGGCTGTTCCCGGTTCACCCGGACTACCTGAAGACCTTCGAGCAGATCCACTTCACCGAAAAGCGCGGCGCGCTCAAGACCATCGAAGCCGCCATGCTGGCCATCCTCGACCAGGACGTGCCTGCCGACAAGCCGCTGTTCATCAGCTACGAGAGTTTCTGGAACACCATCAAGACCAACTCGGTCTTGCGCGCCGACCCCAACATCAAGGAAGTGATGCGCGTCTCCGAAGTACTGGAGTCGCGGGTCCAGCAAGCCTTCACGCGCCCGGCCTACAAGGCAATGGCGCTGCGCGTCATCAACGCGCTGGCCGTCCACCGTCTGACCACGGGCGGCGACATCCATGTGCCCATTGGCCCCACGGCTGCCGAGCTGCGCGACGCCATGTGTCTGTTCCAGCCGGGCGTGGAGGACATGCCGGGCGATCCGGCCGAGAACCTGCTGTCGATGGTCCAGACCGTCATGCGGGAAGTGCTGAAGACCGTCAACGGCCAGTTCATCTCCAAGGCGCCGGACACCGAGCAGTACTACCTCGACCTCAAGAAGGACATCGACTACGACGCGCAGATCGAAAAGCGCGCCGAAGCCCTATCCGACGACGCACTGGACCGTGCCTACTACAGCGCCGTCAAGGCGCTGATGGAGTGCAGCGACGACCTGCGTTATCCCGGCTTCCAGATCTGGCAGTACCAGCTCGAATGGCAGGAGCGCCGTGTCGAACGCATGGGCTACCTGTTCTTCGGGGCGCCGAATGATCGGCCCACGGCGCAGCCCGAGCGCGACTTCTACGTCTACTTCATCCAGCCCTTCGACAAACCGAAGTTCGCCGACAACAACCTGTCGGACGAGGTGTTCTTCCGCCTCACCGGGCTGGACGACGATCTCAAGCGGCACCTGTCGTCCTACGCGGCGGCGCTCGATCTGGCATCCACCGCCAGTGGCGGCGCCAAGGCCATCTACCTCTCCAAGGCGCAAGACTTCCTGCGCGCCATGAGCAAGTGGCTGCAGGAAAAGCAGATGACCGCCTTCGAGGTCACCTACCAGGGCAAGAAGAAGAACCTGCAGGAGTGGGCCAAAGGCGTGTCGCTGCGTGACCGGGCGCGGCTTGGCGCGGACGAGCGCATCAACTTCCGCGACGTGGTGAACGTCATTTCGGGACTGGTACTGGGCCAGCGCTTCGTCGATCTCTCGCCGGAATACCCCACCTTCTCGGTGCTGGTCACCGAGGCCAACCGCAAGCAACTGATCGGCAACGCGCTGCGCGCACTGGCCGGCGGTACTCGCACCAAGGATGCGCTCGCCGTGCTCGATGCGCTGGAGTTGCTCGATGGCGACCGCGTCGATCCGGCCAACTCACGCTACGCGCAGGAAGTGCTGAACCGGCTCAAGGCCAAGGGCCACGGCCAGGTGCTCAACCGCAGCGAACTGCTGTCGGGCACCTCGGACGTCGAGTATTTCGCGCCCATCAAGTACCGGCTGGAGCCCGATCTGCTGGTCACCGTGCTGGGTGGGTTGGTCTATTCCGGCGACATCGTGCTGTCGATCACCGGCGACAAGATCGACTCTGGCAAGCTGGCGCAACTGGCTGAACGCTCCATTGACGAGCTCAAGCAGTTCAAGCACGTTGAAGCGCCCAAGGAGATCAACCTCGCGGTACTGCGTGCCTTGTTCGAGTTGTTCGACCTGCCGTCCGGCCTGGCCCAGAAGGCCAGCCAGGGCGACACCGAACCGGTCATCAAACTGCAGGAGAAAGTCAGTGGGCTGGTGCCGCGTGTGCTCAAAGCTGGCTCCGACCTGCAGCAAGGTAAGCTCGGCTTCTGGGGCCAGAACCTGCTGCGCGAAGAAGAAGCCAAAGACTGGCACGCACGGCTCGATTCGCTGAAGAAGTTCACCGAGTCGCTGGCGCCGTACAACACCGTCGGGAAGCTCAAGAACCTGCGCGTCACGCAGGAAGACCTCGACAGCCAGAAGAAGAATCTGGAGATCCTGGCCGCCGTCGAGCGTCTGCTCGAACTGGTGGTGGAACTGGGCAGCACAGCGTCCTACCTCTCGCAGGCCGAAATGGTGCTGCCCGCTGATCACCCGTGGGTGAAACAAGCCGAGGCCGCCCGCAAGGCGCTACAGGAAAAGCTCAGCCAGGACCGCACCGCCGAGCACGCCGCAGAATACCGGCAGACGCTCAACCAGCTCAAAAAGGACTACATCACCGCCTACATCGCCAGCCACAGCAAGGCGCGGCTCGGCGTGGCCGAGGACAAGACCCGAAACGCGCTGCGCAAGGACGATCGCCTGCTGGCGTTGCGCGTGCTGGCCGGTGTGTCGCTAATGCCCACCAGCCAGCTCACTGCCTTCGAGGAGTCGCTCAACGGCCTGAAGAGCTGTTCCTCGCTGGATGAGCCAACCCTGGTCACGGCGGCCGTTTGCCCCCACTGCCAGTTCCGCCCCTCTGCCGAGCAGCTGGAGCTGATCCCGGCGGCCAACCGCCTGCACAAGCTGGACGACGATCTGGACCAGTTGGTGACCAACTGGCAGCAAACGCTGCTGGAGAACCTGGAAGACCCGTTCACGCAGGACAGCCTGGGTCTGCTGCCGCCTGCGTCCAAAAAGCTGATCGACGCCTTCCTGACCTCACGCAAGCTGTCAGACCCGATGACCGCCGAGTTCGCCAATGCCGTTCAGGAAGCATTGTCGGGGCTGGAGAAGATCGCGGTCAGGGGCGACGAGATCAAGCAGGCGCTACTTCAAGGCGGCTCGCCGGCCATGCCAGACGATCTGCGCAAGCGCTTCGACGCCTTTCTGAACGAACGTTGCAAGGGCAAGGACTCAACCAAGCTGCGCTTCGTGATCGAGTGA
- a CDS encoding WYL domain-containing protein: MSNEQLADLTQPQRDRLAFVELRVRFIGEIRRHDLVTRFGIQSAAASRDLALYKDLAPGNIDYDPKGKSYVLGPDFRPVFDFPPERVLSWLTQGFGDGEPMRLKAWVASESPSRLTHPDLDVLASVTRAIHQECPLGIEYHSISSGRTEREIVPFALIDNGLRWHVRAFDRKSQEFRDFVITRIKRPVVHKGQPVAPHEMSDQDIQWTRIVELELVPHPDQPRPEITEMDYSMQGGVLRMKLRAAAAGYILRQWSVDCTPDHSLRGHEYRLWLKDPLAIYGVRNAVLAPGYRSPDQQRLEAESD; encoded by the coding sequence ATGTCGAACGAACAGCTTGCAGATCTAACCCAGCCACAACGCGATCGGCTCGCGTTCGTGGAGTTGCGCGTGCGCTTCATCGGGGAGATACGTCGCCACGACTTGGTTACGCGGTTTGGCATCCAGTCCGCCGCTGCATCCAGGGATCTGGCGCTGTACAAGGACTTGGCGCCCGGCAACATTGACTACGACCCCAAGGGCAAGTCCTACGTCCTCGGGCCGGATTTCCGGCCCGTCTTCGACTTCCCACCGGAGCGGGTTCTGTCGTGGCTGACCCAAGGCTTTGGCGATGGTGAGCCGATGCGGCTCAAGGCGTGGGTGGCCAGCGAGAGCCCGTCACGGCTCACGCACCCGGATCTGGATGTGCTGGCGAGCGTGACCCGGGCGATCCACCAGGAGTGTCCGCTCGGCATCGAGTACCACTCCATCTCCAGTGGCCGCACCGAGCGGGAGATCGTCCCGTTCGCGCTGATCGACAACGGTCTGCGCTGGCACGTCCGCGCCTTCGACCGGAAGTCGCAGGAGTTCCGGGATTTCGTCATCACCCGGATCAAGCGCCCGGTGGTGCACAAGGGGCAGCCAGTGGCACCCCACGAGATGAGCGATCAAGACATTCAGTGGACCCGGATCGTCGAGCTGGAGCTGGTGCCGCACCCAGACCAGCCCCGGCCGGAGATCACCGAGATGGACTACAGCATGCAGGGTGGCGTGCTTCGGATGAAACTGCGGGCAGCTGCCGCCGGTTACATCCTTCGCCAATGGAGTGTGGACTGCACGCCCGACCACAGCTTGCGCGGGCACGAGTACCGGTTGTGGCTGAAGGACCCCCTTGCCATCTACGGTGTGCGCAATGCCGTGCTGGCGCCGGGTTACCGCTCCCCCGATCAACAGCGGCTTGAAGCCGAGTCGGACTGA
- a CDS encoding SIR2 family protein: MSNTLKVRDDHAPVCFEASAEDVDKFKLCEGAEASWLTQSQTFGIKELRSRVEPWLTALFQSEHLSLLAGSGLTHAVHHLATGKPAAGMGEATLTSYKDEIEKAAKEAAQKSGREAGNLEDQLRVATELLRGLEILGNSAEAETLLTELTSTLEAFSKSILESEAGIARAGEDKREQALNVLVTFLMSFASRTGVRDRLNIFTTNYDRLIEAGAELAGLHLLDRFLGNLMPIFRSSRLDLDMHYNPPGIRGEPRYLEGVARFTKLHGSVDWVQADRDIRRIGLPFGAGDVAPYLQAPGLNGASAHKLMIYPNAAKDRETSDHPYVELFRDLAAAVCRPNSTLITYGYSFGDEHINRVIRDMLTVPSTHLVVIAYDDPLGRIMQSYQELGRPSQISLLIGPALADLQTLTESFLPKAAIDKTTFRMSELLKQRFGTEAHPGPAAAKPGSDFDGADLV, from the coding sequence ATGAGCAACACGCTAAAAGTCAGGGACGACCACGCCCCTGTCTGCTTCGAAGCAAGCGCCGAGGATGTCGACAAGTTCAAGCTTTGCGAAGGCGCAGAAGCCTCCTGGCTAACCCAGAGCCAAACTTTCGGCATCAAGGAGTTGCGTAGCCGTGTTGAACCTTGGCTGACCGCCTTATTCCAGTCGGAGCATCTTTCGCTGCTTGCTGGCTCAGGATTGACCCATGCCGTACACCATCTGGCGACAGGCAAGCCAGCGGCTGGAATGGGCGAAGCAACCCTGACTAGCTACAAGGATGAAATCGAGAAAGCAGCGAAAGAAGCCGCCCAAAAATCAGGGCGAGAAGCAGGTAATCTGGAAGACCAGCTTCGCGTCGCCACCGAATTGCTGCGAGGGCTAGAGATACTGGGCAATTCAGCAGAAGCTGAAACGCTGCTGACTGAGCTGACCAGCACGCTGGAAGCATTCTCCAAGTCCATCCTCGAAAGCGAAGCTGGTATTGCCAGGGCAGGTGAAGACAAGCGTGAACAAGCGCTCAATGTGCTTGTCACCTTCCTGATGAGCTTCGCCAGCCGCACCGGCGTGCGCGACCGGCTGAACATCTTCACCACCAACTACGACCGACTGATCGAAGCTGGGGCCGAACTGGCCGGGCTGCATCTGCTGGACCGCTTCCTCGGCAACCTCATGCCGATCTTTCGCTCGTCGCGGCTGGATCTGGACATGCACTACAACCCGCCCGGCATTCGCGGCGAACCGCGCTACCTGGAGGGAGTAGCCCGCTTTACCAAGCTGCACGGCTCGGTGGATTGGGTGCAGGCCGATAGGGACATCCGCCGCATCGGGCTGCCCTTCGGCGCCGGTGATGTCGCGCCTTATCTGCAAGCGCCTGGCCTCAACGGCGCCAGTGCTCACAAGTTGATGATCTACCCCAATGCCGCCAAGGATCGGGAGACTTCGGATCACCCCTATGTGGAACTGTTCCGAGACCTCGCCGCCGCCGTGTGCCGCCCTAACAGCACGCTGATTACCTATGGCTACAGCTTTGGCGACGAGCACATTAACCGCGTCATCCGCGACATGCTCACGGTTCCGTCCACCCATCTGGTGGTGATTGCCTATGACGATCCGCTCGGCCGCATCATGCAAAGCTACCAGGAGCTGGGGCGCCCTTCGCAGATCAGCCTGCTGATCGGCCCCGCGCTGGCAGATTTACAAACCCTGACCGAAAGCTTCCTGCCCAAGGCCGCTATCGACAAAACCACCTTCCGCATGAGCGAACTGCTCAAGCAGCGTTTCGGCACCGAAGCCCATCCAGGCCCGGCAGCAGCGAAACCTGGTAGTGATTTTGACGGGGCAGACCTGGTATGA